A window of the Gemmatimonadaceae bacterium genome harbors these coding sequences:
- a CDS encoding TIGR03067 domain-containing protein, giving the protein MTHQLTTRPNLDHFRGQAKTLLAELRAGDASAARAFIAHLPKAGGMSVAQTRAAGFRLADAQSVIARQSGFASWPQLVRHVEQLRALQGEWHFESLQIDGGNMPGAAFGDSKLLMDGDLFRMESPEATYDGRFSIDTLTTPMQIDITFVEGPEAGNHAYGLFALDDDRLTICLGLVGSSRPTSFATTAGSGHALERLRRASPARPAGVTGGTAPDGEAASAAPLPPVDPADFAIESSPILARLEGTWIPVRLVTNGDEMRADWLAYGSRTGTRNEAKVVFGGQTMLHVKMRIDESATPIAIDYLHVHGRDTGKVSKGIMQWIGDEVCFLMAAPGRERPAEFPPAGGEGMTLSQWKRK; this is encoded by the coding sequence GTGACGCATCAGCTGACGACCCGCCCCAACCTGGACCACTTTCGCGGCCAGGCAAAAACGTTGCTCGCCGAGCTTCGCGCCGGCGACGCTTCGGCCGCGCGGGCATTCATCGCACATCTGCCGAAGGCCGGCGGCATGTCCGTCGCGCAAACGCGCGCGGCGGGATTTCGCCTGGCCGACGCGCAGTCCGTCATCGCGCGACAGAGCGGGTTCGCCAGTTGGCCGCAGCTCGTTCGGCATGTCGAGCAGCTGCGGGCACTGCAAGGCGAGTGGCATTTCGAGTCGTTGCAGATCGACGGCGGCAACATGCCCGGCGCGGCGTTCGGGGATTCGAAACTTCTCATGGACGGCGATCTGTTTCGGATGGAGTCGCCCGAGGCCACCTATGACGGCCGATTCAGCATCGACACGCTGACGACGCCGATGCAGATCGACATCACGTTCGTCGAGGGTCCCGAGGCCGGAAATCACGCGTACGGATTGTTCGCGCTCGACGATGATCGCCTCACCATCTGTCTCGGCCTGGTCGGTTCGTCGCGTCCGACGTCGTTTGCGACGACGGCAGGAAGCGGACATGCGCTGGAGCGGCTGCGTCGTGCCTCGCCGGCCCGTCCGGCCGGAGTCACCGGTGGTACCGCGCCGGACGGGGAAGCCGCGAGCGCCGCTCCGTTACCGCCCGTCGATCCCGCGGACTTCGCGATCGAGTCGAGCCCGATACTTGCGCGACTCGAAGGCACGTGGATTCCTGTTCGGCTCGTCACCAACGGCGACGAGATGCGGGCCGACTGGCTGGCGTACGGGTCGCGCACCGGGACGCGCAACGAAGCGAAGGTCGTGTTCGGCGGACAAACCATGTTGCACGTGAAGATGCGCATCGACGAGAGCGCGACACCGATTGCCATCGATTATCTCCATGTCCACGGGCGCGACACGGGCAAAGTGAGCAAAGGCATCATGCAGTGGATCGGCGACGAGGTGTGTTTTCTGATGGCCGCGCCGGGACGCGAGCGACCGGCGGAGTTCCCGCCTGCCGGCGGGGAGGGAATGACGCTCAGCCAATGGAAGCGCAAGTGA
- a CDS encoding MarR family winged helix-turn-helix transcriptional regulator encodes MSGSATKASGATAKCAAGTLRRATRSISRVYDARLAPAGLTATQFSLLSAVQRRRGPVRLTELADELVFERTSLYRNLTPLAREGLITLSNAGGRARQVALSAKGVRRIAQALPLWTAAQEDFLERFGRGPWNELAEQLVEIVDIARAMPGADG; translated from the coding sequence ATGTCCGGATCCGCCACGAAAGCCTCGGGCGCCACAGCCAAATGCGCCGCCGGTACGCTCCGCCGCGCCACGCGCTCCATCTCGCGCGTGTATGACGCGCGCCTCGCGCCCGCCGGACTCACCGCGACGCAGTTCTCATTGCTGAGCGCTGTCCAACGGCGCCGTGGACCGGTTCGCCTGACCGAGTTGGCCGACGAATTGGTGTTCGAGCGGACGTCCCTCTACCGGAACCTCACGCCGCTCGCGCGCGAGGGACTGATCACGCTCAGCAACGCCGGCGGTCGCGCGCGGCAGGTGGCCCTGTCGGCGAAGGGTGTTCGGCGCATCGCGCAGGCGCTGCCGCTGTGGACCGCCGCGCAGGAGGATTTTCTCGAACGGTTCGGGCGCGGTCCGTGGAACGAGCTTGCCGAGCAGCTCGTCGAGATCGTCGACATCGCGCGGGCCATGCCGGGCGCGGACGGCTGA
- a CDS encoding ADOP family duplicated permease, with protein MHVWTRTGERSLRWFEQLGQDIRYATRMLRGSPGFAAIAIGAVGIAIGINAGFFTLIDTFMWRPLPVARPEQLVRLLTLDGRGLQNIRFSYPEVVALSANARSIEQVIGYFAQPVAIKPSATTLATASSVGLVTGDYFTALGGSASAGRVLSTADERTDGGPVAVISDAYWQRMFGGSRDAIGRSLIVNGAYVTVVGVAAPTFIGINPLVPDIWMTLPQAERIGATPGRLLDPTNRFITLHARLRSGYTPRQARAELSGFVAEPPAPKGTRAALERIVGVTVEPRASMIPPTSNTLLILTPALFVVGLVLVIACANLANLLLCRALVRRREIAVRLSLGASRGRLIQQLLTESLLIAVAGAILGFVLADWTVKIVSRSYLSFVPPTLGSLALTLALTLAPSWRVVAYTVVLACVSSMTFGLVPALQATSLNLSGMLKGDDTAVGGRLRRSKVRDWLIAAQVAGSVVLIAAAGILTRGVQRFASSNSGLNPEHVAFVEFGIAPADHLPATIASDRATLDARIARAPGVAVVARAAFPPFSSWRVTRIRSSEASNDARPHVLSHNIVTPNYFDVIGQRIVDGRAFTSADSASGTSVAIVTQAAARALWPGRRAVGNTFRSVDANGELSAPQQVVGVVADAHSVMLWDPDDEGYLYTPAVAADFASLDMPILARMDAGAVNASRTIADIAAQVDPNAPLTITPLSALHDQQIVPFRYGAGITGAIALLGLALAVVGLYGVVAFGVEQRRREIAVHMAVGARPADVLKFVMRGELRLVGIGLAIGLVLAIGESGLINSWTLPLPSLGVLGLAAIAVFLMLVGTVATLVPASAALRISPMQALRQD; from the coding sequence ATGCACGTATGGACGCGTACCGGCGAGCGGAGCCTCCGCTGGTTCGAGCAGCTCGGGCAGGACATCCGCTACGCCACGCGCATGCTCCGTGGCTCGCCCGGTTTCGCGGCCATCGCCATCGGCGCGGTCGGAATCGCGATCGGCATCAACGCAGGGTTTTTCACGCTCATCGACACGTTCATGTGGCGGCCGCTTCCGGTCGCGCGTCCGGAACAGCTCGTCCGGCTCTTGACGCTCGATGGCCGCGGACTCCAGAACATTCGCTTCTCGTATCCGGAGGTCGTCGCGCTCTCGGCGAACGCGCGGAGTATCGAACAGGTCATCGGATACTTCGCTCAGCCCGTGGCGATCAAGCCGAGCGCGACCACTCTCGCGACGGCGAGCAGCGTCGGGCTCGTGACCGGAGATTACTTCACGGCGCTCGGCGGTTCGGCATCGGCAGGTCGCGTGTTGTCGACGGCGGATGAACGAACCGACGGTGGTCCGGTGGCCGTGATCAGCGACGCGTATTGGCAACGCATGTTCGGCGGCTCGCGGGACGCGATCGGACGCTCACTCATCGTGAACGGGGCATACGTCACCGTGGTTGGCGTCGCCGCGCCGACGTTCATCGGCATCAACCCGTTGGTGCCGGACATCTGGATGACGCTGCCGCAAGCCGAACGCATCGGCGCGACGCCGGGACGCCTGCTCGATCCGACGAATCGATTCATCACGCTGCACGCAAGACTTCGTTCAGGCTACACGCCGCGCCAGGCGCGGGCGGAGCTGTCCGGATTCGTCGCCGAGCCGCCGGCGCCCAAGGGAACCCGCGCGGCGCTCGAGCGAATCGTGGGCGTCACCGTCGAACCCAGAGCGTCGATGATTCCTCCAACGTCGAACACGCTGTTGATACTGACGCCCGCGCTGTTCGTGGTGGGACTCGTGCTGGTCATCGCATGCGCCAACCTGGCGAACCTGCTGCTTTGTCGCGCGCTCGTTCGTCGTCGCGAGATCGCCGTCCGTCTGTCCCTGGGCGCCTCGCGCGGCCGGTTGATTCAACAGTTATTGACTGAGAGTTTGCTCATCGCCGTCGCCGGCGCGATTCTCGGGTTCGTGCTCGCCGACTGGACCGTGAAGATCGTCTCGCGATCCTACCTGAGCTTCGTGCCGCCGACACTCGGCTCACTCGCGCTGACGCTCGCGCTGACGCTCGCGCCGAGCTGGCGCGTCGTCGCGTACACGGTGGTGCTCGCGTGCGTGAGCTCGATGACGTTTGGCCTCGTGCCCGCGCTGCAGGCGACTTCGTTGAATCTCAGCGGCATGCTCAAAGGCGACGACACCGCCGTGGGCGGGAGGCTGCGTCGTTCGAAGGTCCGCGATTGGTTGATCGCCGCGCAGGTCGCGGGGTCCGTCGTGCTCATCGCGGCGGCAGGCATTCTCACGCGCGGCGTGCAGCGCTTCGCGTCGTCGAATTCCGGTCTCAATCCCGAGCATGTTGCATTCGTGGAGTTCGGGATCGCTCCGGCGGACCATCTGCCGGCGACGATCGCGTCCGACCGGGCGACGCTCGACGCGCGAATCGCGCGCGCACCCGGTGTCGCCGTCGTCGCGCGCGCGGCGTTCCCGCCGTTCAGCAGTTGGCGCGTGACGCGTATTCGTTCCAGTGAAGCATCGAACGACGCACGCCCCCACGTTCTCTCGCACAACATCGTTACGCCGAACTATTTCGACGTCATCGGCCAGCGCATCGTCGATGGGCGCGCCTTCACGAGCGCGGACAGTGCATCCGGCACCTCGGTCGCCATCGTCACGCAGGCCGCGGCGCGCGCGCTGTGGCCGGGTCGTCGTGCCGTCGGCAATACGTTTCGCTCGGTTGACGCGAACGGCGAGTTGAGCGCGCCGCAGCAAGTCGTGGGCGTCGTTGCCGATGCGCACAGTGTCATGCTGTGGGATCCGGACGATGAGGGATACCTCTATACGCCGGCGGTCGCCGCGGACTTCGCGTCGCTCGACATGCCGATTCTCGCGCGCATGGATGCCGGAGCCGTCAATGCGTCGCGCACGATCGCGGACATCGCCGCGCAGGTGGACCCGAACGCGCCGCTCACGATCACTCCGCTGTCGGCGTTACACGATCAGCAGATCGTTCCGTTCCGGTACGGCGCCGGCATCACCGGCGCGATCGCGTTGCTCGGACTCGCGCTCGCGGTGGTCGGCCTGTACGGCGTCGTCGCGTTCGGCGTGGAGCAGCGGCGGCGTGAGATCGCGGTGCACATGGCCGTTGGCGCAAGGCCCGCGGACGTTCTGAAGTTCGTCATGCGCGGCGAGCTGCGGCTCGTCGGGATTGGACTGGCGATCGGCCTCGTGCTGGCGATCGGCGAGTCGGGCCTCATCAACAGCTGGACGCTGCCGTTGCCGTCGCTCGGCGTTCTGGGACTCGCCGCGATCGCGGTGTTCCTCATGCTCGTCGGGACGGTCGCGACGCTCGTTCCCGCGTCTGCGGCGCTCCGAATTTCGCCGATGCAGGCGCTTCGGCAGGACTAG
- a CDS encoding ankyrin repeat domain-containing protein, producing the protein MSEQDHPSAAASLPDAPNLDWLRKHAKRRLAELQRSNAAAKLADAQFDLAKRYGFASWRALKAHIDSRSIDGQLAAAAREGDNAKLAELLDAHPEKLSVRLDPYEQTLLHLAARHLGTTDLLLKRGADVNAREKGDNTYAMHWAAAGGELDVVRRLADAGGDVVGHGDDHELEVIGWASCWEGCDDRAHREVVDFLISRGARHHIFSAIALDLEDEVRRIVAADPSVLRRRMSRNENNRLPLHFAVNANRPRMVSLLIELGADPLAGDASGAPAAAHARNALIDRPVMEAIRAMTAAELTSARRGNRPMNGTAMDLLAALSLGDWDMAERLVADNRALLEPAAGALHLMSKRGDLRGVKWLLDHGADPNTRWSHWDSDVAPLHLAVLGNQVDVVRALLDAGADPTIRDTRHDSDAIGWAEFLGRPEILKLVTR; encoded by the coding sequence ATGTCCGAGCAGGACCACCCATCGGCGGCTGCGTCATTGCCCGACGCGCCCAACCTCGACTGGCTTCGGAAGCACGCCAAGCGGCGCCTGGCGGAGCTCCAACGGTCGAATGCCGCGGCGAAGCTCGCCGACGCGCAATTCGATCTCGCGAAACGCTACGGCTTCGCGAGTTGGCGCGCGCTCAAAGCCCATATCGATTCACGCTCGATCGATGGACAACTCGCGGCGGCCGCGCGCGAAGGCGACAACGCGAAACTCGCCGAGCTGCTCGATGCGCATCCCGAAAAACTGAGCGTTCGCCTCGACCCGTATGAGCAGACGCTGCTCCATCTCGCGGCGCGACACCTCGGCACGACCGATCTCTTGTTGAAACGCGGCGCCGACGTCAACGCGCGCGAAAAGGGCGACAACACGTACGCCATGCACTGGGCGGCGGCCGGCGGCGAGCTCGATGTCGTGCGCCGGCTTGCCGACGCCGGTGGCGACGTCGTCGGCCACGGCGACGATCACGAGCTCGAAGTGATCGGCTGGGCGTCGTGTTGGGAGGGATGCGACGATCGAGCGCATCGCGAGGTGGTCGATTTCCTGATCAGCCGCGGCGCGCGACACCACATCTTCTCGGCGATCGCGCTGGACCTGGAAGATGAAGTGCGCCGCATCGTCGCCGCCGATCCGTCGGTGCTCAGACGTCGCATGAGCCGCAACGAGAACAACCGCCTGCCGCTGCACTTCGCGGTGAACGCGAATCGCCCTCGCATGGTGTCGCTGCTCATCGAGCTTGGCGCCGATCCGCTCGCCGGCGACGCATCCGGTGCTCCCGCCGCGGCGCACGCACGCAATGCATTGATCGACCGGCCGGTCATGGAAGCGATTCGCGCGATGACCGCCGCCGAGCTGACGAGCGCGCGTCGCGGGAATCGCCCGATGAACGGCACGGCAATGGATCTTCTCGCCGCGCTGTCGCTCGGCGACTGGGACATGGCGGAGCGGCTCGTCGCGGACAATCGCGCGCTCCTCGAGCCCGCGGCCGGCGCGTTGCATCTGATGTCGAAGCGCGGAGATCTCCGGGGGGTGAAGTGGCTCCTCGACCACGGTGCGGATCCGAACACGCGCTGGAGTCACTGGGATTCGGACGTTGCGCCATTGCACCTCGCCGTGCTCGGGAATCAGGTCGACGTCGTGCGCGCGCTTCTGGACGCCGGGGCCGATCCGACCATTCGCGATACGCGACACGACAGCGACGCCATTGGTTGGGCCGAGTTTCTCGGACGGCCGGAAATTCTGAAGCTGGTGACGCGCTGA
- a CDS encoding glycogen debranching N-terminal domain-containing protein → MPNTSTRACIRPTERYAWHGQSLLIVDHHGECTETLQIAGYYFREARYLSTLRLLINNEQPWVCEDALVDPQQLCFAFAFPEISTYGGGGTGQSQDETPVDEHGIPQRAIDIRLAYRVGIASLDVEATITNRAPRQTVSFDLRWLVDADFADIQEALGGARQQEAAVTRRADGETLDFAYDHDELPYATSVRVSGAAWTAHDAGFDAAVTLAPQERVVVTLRVEPVDYLEPYDEATIGERERVWRTWRDNLVRIKVPANTIVEEIVRANVSDLASFALLQGGRDEWLAPQAGMPLYPALFGRDAFTAAWQAAFIDRGELADASLTRLGRLQSTRIDDWHDEEPGRIPYQVRQGPLARLNINPYSAYYADYASPMMFVIALAHAFAWSGDEQFLARHWDVARRIMDWARERGDRDGDGYFEYQTKSREGTKNQGWKDSGNAVLYPDGTPVPSPLGTCELQGYWFGAQQLMAALAWARGARDDAKAYWHSAQDLKARFNRDWWMPEHDFFALARDPSKALVPALTSNVGQCIATGIIDDEHLPRVVGRMFAPDLFSGWGVRTLSATDRSYNPVDYHLGAVWAVENATIVFGLRRFGFDERASELSKGLFDLATLYGGFRIPETVGGYARSEYPTPGAYPRANTPQLWNASTFPMLLQSLLGLQPVAPLSMMVIDPVLPEWMPEVILERVRIGGATATLRFWRTEKGESHGEIVQKRGTLHLIRQPPLESLSAGVRDRFRALIDTILP, encoded by the coding sequence ATGCCGAACACTTCGACGCGCGCGTGCATCCGTCCGACCGAGCGCTACGCCTGGCACGGCCAGTCATTGCTGATCGTGGACCACCACGGTGAATGCACCGAAACGCTACAGATCGCCGGCTATTATTTTCGCGAAGCGCGCTACCTGAGCACGCTTCGTTTGCTCATCAATAACGAGCAACCGTGGGTGTGTGAGGACGCGCTCGTCGACCCGCAGCAGCTGTGTTTCGCGTTCGCGTTTCCCGAGATCTCGACGTATGGAGGCGGAGGCACCGGCCAGTCGCAGGACGAGACGCCGGTCGACGAGCACGGCATTCCGCAACGCGCGATCGACATTCGGCTCGCGTATCGCGTGGGCATTGCCTCGCTCGACGTCGAAGCGACGATCACGAATCGCGCGCCGCGCCAGACCGTATCGTTTGATTTGCGATGGCTCGTCGACGCCGACTTCGCCGACATTCAGGAGGCGCTGGGCGGTGCTCGCCAGCAAGAAGCGGCAGTCACACGCCGCGCGGACGGCGAGACATTGGATTTCGCGTACGATCACGACGAGCTGCCATACGCCACCAGCGTCCGTGTATCAGGTGCCGCGTGGACTGCGCACGACGCCGGCTTCGATGCGGCCGTCACACTTGCGCCGCAAGAGCGAGTCGTCGTCACGCTTCGCGTCGAACCGGTCGACTACCTCGAGCCATACGACGAGGCGACGATCGGCGAGCGCGAACGAGTCTGGCGGACGTGGCGCGACAATCTCGTCCGCATCAAAGTGCCGGCGAACACGATCGTCGAAGAGATCGTCCGCGCGAACGTTTCAGATCTGGCGTCGTTTGCACTGCTGCAGGGTGGCCGCGACGAATGGCTCGCGCCGCAAGCCGGCATGCCGCTGTATCCGGCGTTGTTCGGCCGCGATGCGTTCACCGCGGCGTGGCAAGCCGCATTCATCGACCGGGGCGAGTTGGCCGACGCATCGCTCACTCGACTGGGGCGGCTCCAAAGTACGCGTATCGACGATTGGCACGACGAGGAACCGGGACGCATTCCATATCAAGTGCGCCAGGGGCCGCTCGCGCGGCTGAACATCAATCCGTACTCCGCCTATTACGCCGACTACGCGAGTCCGATGATGTTCGTCATCGCGCTCGCGCATGCGTTCGCGTGGTCGGGCGACGAGCAGTTCCTCGCGCGGCACTGGGACGTCGCGCGGCGCATCATGGATTGGGCGCGCGAGCGCGGCGATCGCGACGGCGACGGGTATTTCGAGTACCAGACGAAATCGCGCGAGGGCACGAAGAATCAAGGATGGAAGGACAGCGGCAACGCCGTTCTGTATCCGGATGGAACGCCGGTACCGTCGCCGCTCGGCACCTGCGAGCTGCAGGGGTACTGGTTCGGCGCGCAACAGTTGATGGCGGCACTCGCGTGGGCGCGCGGCGCGCGTGACGATGCGAAGGCGTATTGGCACTCCGCGCAGGATCTTAAAGCGCGCTTTAACCGCGACTGGTGGATGCCCGAGCACGACTTCTTCGCGCTCGCGCGCGATCCGTCGAAGGCGCTCGTGCCGGCGCTGACGTCGAACGTCGGGCAGTGTATCGCCACGGGAATCATCGACGACGAGCATCTGCCGCGCGTCGTCGGGCGCATGTTCGCGCCCGATCTCTTCAGCGGCTGGGGCGTCCGCACCCTGTCGGCCACGGACCGCTCCTATAACCCCGTGGACTATCACCTCGGCGCCGTGTGGGCCGTCGAGAACGCGACGATCGTGTTCGGCCTTCGGCGTTTTGGATTCGACGAGCGGGCGAGCGAGCTCTCGAAGGGGTTGTTCGATCTCGCGACGTTGTACGGCGGATTTCGAATTCCCGAAACCGTCGGCGGCTACGCGCGAAGTGAGTATCCGACGCCCGGCGCGTACCCGCGAGCGAACACGCCGCAACTGTGGAATGCGTCCACGTTTCCCATGCTGCTGCAATCGCTGCTTGGCTTGCAGCCTGTCGCGCCGTTGTCGATGATGGTCATCGATCCGGTGCTGCCCGAGTGGATGCCCGAAGTGATTCTGGAGCGCGTCCGCATCGGCGGAGCGACGGCGACGTTACGCTTCTGGCGAACGGAAAAGGGAGAATCGCACGGCGAGATCGTTCAGAAGCGTGGGACGTTGCATCTCATACGACAACCGCCGCTCGAGTCCCTCAGTGCAGGTGTGCGCGACCGATTTCGGGCGCTCATCGACACGATCTTGCCGTAA
- a CDS encoding SDR family oxidoreductase — MSIRLRPLAEQVVVVTGASSGIGLVTATKFAAAGARVMLAARNERDLEAAVTRIRRDGGRAVYLATDVSDAEQVERLGDAAIAEFGDLDTWVNNAGVSIYGRSTEIPLADMRRQFDVNYWGQVHGMLTAVRLMRRRGGALINVASAVADRAIPLQGNYCATKHAIKGFTDTLRMELEEEDIPISVTLVKPGSIDTPLFAKAKSFLGVEPQPIPPVYAPEVVARAILAAAQRPIRDVIAGGMGKVVSLGEKLSPRLTDRYMERTTFDSQATTEALQQGRTDNLYEPVEHDGGERGHFDGRVHEHSAYTEAVLHPKAATAIAAGGAVAALMLKRRLARGHAEAESQPEPPRAD; from the coding sequence ATGAGCATACGTTTACGGCCGCTGGCGGAGCAGGTCGTCGTCGTCACCGGCGCGTCGAGCGGCATCGGCTTGGTCACGGCAACGAAGTTTGCGGCGGCCGGCGCGCGCGTGATGCTCGCCGCGCGCAACGAACGGGATCTCGAGGCGGCCGTCACGCGGATTCGCCGCGATGGCGGGCGGGCGGTGTATCTCGCCACCGACGTCTCCGACGCGGAGCAAGTCGAACGACTCGGCGATGCGGCCATCGCGGAGTTCGGCGACCTCGATACGTGGGTCAACAACGCCGGCGTATCGATCTATGGTCGCTCGACCGAGATCCCCCTCGCCGACATGCGGCGACAGTTCGACGTGAACTATTGGGGCCAGGTGCACGGTATGCTCACCGCCGTGCGATTGATGCGCCGCCGCGGCGGAGCGCTCATCAACGTCGCCAGCGCCGTCGCCGACCGCGCCATTCCGCTGCAAGGCAACTACTGCGCGACGAAACACGCCATCAAGGGATTCACCGACACGCTGCGCATGGAGCTCGAGGAAGAAGACATTCCGATCTCCGTCACCCTCGTGAAACCAGGGAGCATCGACACGCCGCTCTTCGCGAAAGCGAAGTCGTTTCTCGGCGTCGAGCCGCAGCCGATACCACCGGTGTATGCACCGGAAGTCGTCGCCCGCGCGATTCTCGCGGCGGCGCAGCGGCCCATTCGAGACGTCATCGCCGGCGGCATGGGCAAGGTCGTCAGCCTGGGCGAAAAACTGTCGCCGCGACTCACCGACCGATACATGGAACGCACCACGTTCGACTCGCAGGCGACCACCGAAGCGCTGCAGCAGGGCCGAACCGACAACCTGTATGAGCCGGTCGAACATGATGGCGGCGAGCGCGGACACTTCGACGGCCGCGTGCACGAGCACAGCGCGTACACCGAAGCGGTGCTGCATCCGAAGGCGGCGACCGCGATCGCGGCGGGCGGCGCGGTCGCGGCGTTGATGCTGAAGCGTCGCCTCGCCAGGGGACATGCCGAGGCCGAATCACAACCCGAACCGCCGCGAGCGGACTAA
- a CDS encoding DUF2231 domain-containing protein, translating to MEARAKLLGHPIHQMLIVFPLGLLTTAVIFDLIHLAMHDPTWSMISYWMIGAGVIGGLCAALFGLIDWMKIPSGTRAHRVGLWHGLGNVCVVVFFAISWFLRRADPSNPSALAIVLLLIGGGLSLVTSWLGGELVGRLGVGVDDGANLDAPSSLTGPASRSSGRR from the coding sequence ATGGAAGCACGCGCCAAACTGCTGGGTCATCCGATTCACCAAATGCTCATCGTGTTTCCGCTCGGTTTGCTCACGACCGCGGTCATCTTCGATCTCATTCATCTCGCGATGCATGATCCAACGTGGTCGATGATCTCGTATTGGATGATCGGCGCCGGCGTGATCGGCGGCTTGTGCGCGGCGTTGTTCGGCCTCATCGACTGGATGAAGATCCCGAGTGGAACGCGCGCCCATCGCGTCGGCCTGTGGCACGGCCTGGGCAACGTTTGCGTCGTGGTATTCTTCGCCATCAGTTGGTTTCTGCGGCGGGCGGATCCGAGCAATCCTTCCGCGCTCGCGATCGTGTTGCTGCTCATTGGCGGAGGCTTGAGCCTCGTGACGTCATGGCTCGGCGGAGAGCTCGTCGGGCGCCTGGGCGTCGGCGTAGACGATGGCGCGAATCTCGATGCGCCGAGCTCCCTGACTGGTCCCGCCTCGCGTTCCAGCGGTCGTCGCTGA
- a CDS encoding dipeptidase codes for MALIDRVLAYTNAHRQRFVRELTELVRFPSVSADPAHAKDVRACASWLAAHLASIGATGARVVETNGHPIVVAVLRASHPDRPTVLVYGHYDVQPAERATEWTSPPFAPVVRDGSLFGRGSCDDKGQLFTHLKALEAWMRVAGDVPVNVICMIEGEEEIGSAALRSFLTENRLALRADVALMSDMLMRGPDRPTITYAVRGEIAMEIELRGTDRDLHSGQFGGAIHDPAQALAELLASLHDARGRIAVPGFYDRVRPVSAAERRYMARVAPDDKEILMSAGAGLGWGERGFSLYERTTSRPSLSINGISAGYTGTGHKAVIPARASAKLSARLVPDQVPDEILALLTRHLEHATPPTMRISATTLLSVPPAQVDLDSAVMRAARESCAAAFGRAPVFVRLGGTIPIVSTLEALGIPAVMIGFALPDDRIHASDEHFELANFHRGIATSARFLGLLGQAGVLENDHRLSLPRRQGRRPHSAVGH; via the coding sequence GTGGCGCTGATCGACCGCGTGCTCGCGTACACCAACGCGCATCGCCAGCGCTTCGTGCGCGAGTTGACCGAGCTCGTTCGCTTTCCGAGCGTGAGCGCGGATCCCGCGCACGCCAAGGATGTGCGCGCCTGCGCGTCGTGGCTCGCCGCCCACCTCGCTTCGATCGGCGCGACGGGCGCGCGTGTCGTCGAGACGAACGGCCATCCCATCGTCGTCGCGGTGCTCCGTGCGTCGCACCCGGATCGGCCAACGGTGCTCGTCTACGGTCACTACGACGTGCAGCCCGCGGAGCGCGCGACAGAATGGACGAGCCCACCATTCGCCCCGGTCGTCCGCGACGGTTCGCTGTTTGGCCGCGGTTCATGCGACGACAAGGGCCAGCTGTTCACGCATCTCAAAGCGCTCGAGGCCTGGATGCGCGTGGCCGGCGACGTTCCGGTGAACGTGATCTGCATGATCGAAGGCGAGGAAGAGATCGGCAGCGCCGCTCTGCGTTCCTTTCTCACCGAGAATCGCTTGGCACTCCGCGCCGACGTTGCGCTCATGAGCGACATGCTCATGCGCGGCCCCGACCGCCCGACGATCACGTACGCCGTTCGCGGCGAGATCGCCATGGAGATCGAGCTGCGCGGCACCGATCGCGATCTCCACTCCGGGCAATTCGGCGGCGCGATCCACGACCCGGCGCAGGCGCTCGCCGAGCTGCTGGCGAGCTTGCACGACGCACGCGGGCGCATTGCCGTACCCGGTTTCTACGACCGCGTTCGGCCGGTGAGCGCGGCTGAGCGCCGCTACATGGCGCGCGTCGCGCCGGATGATAAGGAAATTCTCATGTCTGCCGGCGCGGGGCTCGGTTGGGGCGAACGTGGCTTTTCACTATATGAACGAACCACGTCGCGGCCATCGCTGTCGATCAACGGCATCAGCGCGGGCTACACCGGCACCGGCCACAAAGCGGTGATCCCGGCGCGCGCCTCGGCCAAGCTGAGCGCGCGCCTCGTCCCCGATCAGGTTCCCGACGAGATCCTCGCGCTGCTCACGCGGCATCTGGAGCACGCGACCCCGCCGACGATGCGCATCTCGGCCACGACGCTGCTCTCGGTTCCACCGGCGCAGGTCGATCTCGATTCGGCGGTGATGCGCGCCGCGCGCGAATCGTGCGCAGCCGCCTTCGGTCGAGCGCCCGTCTTCGTGCGGCTCGGCGGAACGATTCCGATCGTGAGCACGCTTGAGGCACTCGGTATTCCGGCCGTCATGATTGGCTTTGCCCTGCCGGACGACCGCATTCACGCAAGCGACGAACATTTCGAGCTCGCCAACTTCCATCGCGGCATCGCCACCTCGGCGCGATTCCTCGGCCTGCTCGGGCAGGCGGGAGTATTAGAAAATGATCATCGACTGTCATTGCCACGCCGGCAAGGGCGACGGCCTCACAGCGCCGTGGGACACTGA